A region from the Actinoplanes sp. OR16 genome encodes:
- a CDS encoding alpha/beta fold hydrolase, whose amino-acid sequence MRKPLIVLACAALLTAGAGVANADVSSQPTASSGWDDITREQVRIDLGHGWVTKAELTYPNAAQGGLPLVVFLHGSGRNDMNQTLPGGKGSTFVGLAQAAGRAGYATLRFNKRGVSDIGPIRTTDTAQLEPKRPYDRTQQDAAAVLRFAARSPRVNPSRIFLIGHSEGTNVAANLAAEPHKFGVPKPAGVVAMAVLGKPVKQLLTFQIYGRLPLQLHDEFDLDGDGRLTATEATDGLVGQPQPVADLFRSVLLDGKKVKASTDRNHDGQIAIDTEAGAVLRTITGIDAYPAIPGLDPLLVRYIQDLARFPDAGKALPRFSGPTLLLNGENDLETPARAALTADAALAAAGNKDHKVVIYPGIGHTMNMSPKFADELGEPDPRVIAEVQGWLEAHR is encoded by the coding sequence ATGAGAAAGCCGCTCATCGTTCTCGCCTGTGCCGCTCTGCTCACCGCGGGTGCGGGGGTCGCCAACGCCGACGTATCTTCCCAGCCCACCGCGTCGTCCGGCTGGGACGACATCACCCGCGAGCAAGTACGGATCGACCTCGGCCACGGCTGGGTCACCAAGGCCGAACTGACCTATCCGAACGCTGCCCAGGGAGGCTTACCGCTGGTCGTGTTCCTGCACGGCAGCGGACGCAACGATATGAACCAGACGCTGCCGGGCGGCAAGGGCTCGACCTTCGTGGGGCTTGCGCAGGCAGCCGGCCGTGCGGGCTACGCGACGTTGCGCTTCAACAAGCGCGGGGTGAGCGACATCGGGCCGATACGCACCACTGATACCGCCCAGTTGGAGCCGAAGCGTCCCTACGACCGGACCCAGCAGGACGCTGCCGCGGTGCTCCGGTTCGCGGCCAGATCACCGCGAGTGAACCCTTCGAGGATCTTCCTGATCGGCCACAGCGAAGGCACCAACGTGGCCGCCAACCTCGCCGCCGAACCGCACAAATTCGGCGTCCCGAAGCCGGCCGGGGTGGTGGCGATGGCAGTCCTCGGCAAGCCTGTGAAGCAACTCCTGACGTTCCAGATCTACGGTCGCCTGCCGCTGCAGCTACACGACGAGTTCGACCTCGACGGCGACGGCCGGCTGACCGCCACCGAGGCCACCGACGGCCTGGTGGGCCAGCCTCAACCGGTCGCCGACCTGTTCCGCTCCGTCCTGCTCGACGGCAAGAAGGTCAAGGCAAGCACCGACCGAAACCACGACGGTCAGATCGCCATCGACACCGAGGCCGGCGCGGTGCTGCGCACGATCACCGGAATCGACGCCTACCCGGCCATCCCCGGCCTGGACCCCCTCCTGGTCAGATACATCCAAGACCTCGCCCGCTTCCCGGACGCCGGGAAGGCACTGCCCCGGTTCTCCGGCCCGACGCTCTTACTCAACGGCGAGAACGACCTGGAAACCCCGGCCCGAGCGGCGCTCACCGCAGACGCCGCCTTGGCAGCGGCCGGCAACAAAGACCACAAGGTGGTCATCTATCCGGGCATCGGGCACACCATGAACATGTCGCCGAAGTTCGCCGACGAACTGGGCGAACCAGACCCGCGGGTGATCGCGGAAGTTCAGGGATGGCTCGAGGCCCATCGTTGA
- a CDS encoding helix-turn-helix domain-containing protein, giving the protein MATSEAVYKAIAEDELVFRSDCPSRSILDQIADKWSMMVMAVLAEPRRFNEIKRRLEGVTQRVLTQTLRRLERNGMVERRVLPTSPVGVEYSLTALGESLREPFGRLYDWTVAHAPEIQARQRDYDQRAQR; this is encoded by the coding sequence ATGGCTACTTCTGAGGCCGTTTACAAGGCCATCGCCGAGGATGAATTGGTGTTCCGGTCTGATTGTCCGAGCCGGTCGATCCTCGATCAGATCGCCGACAAGTGGTCGATGATGGTGATGGCAGTCCTGGCCGAGCCGCGCCGGTTCAACGAGATCAAGCGTCGCCTCGAGGGAGTGACCCAGCGCGTGCTCACCCAGACCCTGCGGCGGCTCGAGCGCAACGGGATGGTCGAACGTCGTGTCCTGCCGACCTCGCCGGTCGGCGTCGAATACTCGCTGACCGCGCTCGGCGAATCGCTGCGCGAACCGTTCGGCAGGCTCTACGACTGGACCGTCGCCCACGCACCCGAGATCCAAGCCCGGCAGCGCGACTACGACCAGCGCGCCCAACGCTGA
- a CDS encoding LysR family transcriptional regulator — translation MDVETRELRYFVAVAEELHFGRAARQLGIAQPPLSRAIRLLERRMGVTLLERTSRNVRLTAAGEMLLAEGRGALGAVAAAVRRTRRAAATTPRLVLALKPGADADLLRPILNRYAAVPDALPVDLAFSVGERAAMVRDGRADLALLHRPQNDLTGLDSDDLHVEGQVVVLPDRHPLAARTAVSMADLRDETQPRWPEARPGVTGHPITDTDHLLQLILLGRMVAVLPESVRDRLPPGTVSRPVTDAEPATLVIAWPQASTSRQIAAFVRTAISATGAPHQASGLRFRAPSTPRTAGDPSLVN, via the coding sequence ATGGATGTCGAGACCCGGGAATTACGCTACTTCGTCGCCGTCGCCGAGGAGCTGCACTTCGGGCGGGCCGCCCGCCAGCTCGGGATCGCCCAACCGCCGCTGTCTCGGGCGATCCGTCTACTCGAACGCCGGATGGGGGTCACCCTGCTGGAGCGCACCAGTCGCAACGTGCGCCTCACTGCGGCCGGCGAAATGCTCCTGGCCGAGGGACGCGGCGCACTGGGCGCGGTGGCCGCCGCGGTACGCCGTACCCGACGGGCGGCCGCCACCACTCCTCGCCTGGTCCTGGCGCTCAAACCCGGCGCTGACGCCGACCTGTTGCGCCCCATCCTGAACCGTTACGCCGCCGTCCCTGACGCGCTCCCTGTCGACCTCGCCTTCAGCGTCGGCGAACGCGCCGCAATGGTCCGCGACGGTCGCGCCGACCTCGCGCTCCTGCACCGGCCGCAGAACGACCTGACCGGCCTGGACAGCGACGACCTACACGTCGAGGGCCAGGTCGTGGTGCTCCCGGACCGCCACCCTCTGGCCGCGCGTACCGCTGTGTCGATGGCCGACCTCCGCGACGAGACCCAACCCCGCTGGCCGGAGGCCCGCCCCGGAGTGACCGGCCACCCCATCACCGACACCGACCACCTGCTGCAGCTCATCCTGCTCGGGCGCATGGTCGCGGTGCTCCCCGAATCCGTCCGCGACCGTCTGCCACCGGGCACGGTCAGCCGCCCGGTAACAGACGCCGAGCCGGCCACACTCGTGATCGCCTGGCCTCAAGCATCCACCTCGCGACAGATCGCCGCCTTCGTGCGTACCGCAATCTCCGCCACCGGTGCGCCTCACCAGGCCTCTGGTCTACGGTTTCGGGCACCGTCGACGCCCCGCACCGCTGGCGATCCGTCCTTGGTGAACTGA
- a CDS encoding MarR family winged helix-turn-helix transcriptional regulator, with the protein MALDVPEHLVGDRQQGFRALRGLAHRESASQLQVAQTLGIDRTTMVALLDVLERKGIITRRTDPADRRRNVVEHTEHGLQTYDAARSRRGRPRVRSASLLPAGHVHDPAPASSFVGPCCGDPR; encoded by the coding sequence GTGGCGCTCGACGTGCCGGAGCACCTCGTTGGGGATCGACAGCAAGGATTTCGGGCGCTTCGGGGCCTCGCTCACCGTGAATCGGCGTCGCAGCTGCAGGTGGCGCAGACGCTCGGCATCGATCGCACCACGATGGTGGCGTTGCTGGACGTGCTCGAACGCAAAGGCATCATCACGCGACGAACCGATCCCGCGGACCGACGCAGGAACGTCGTCGAGCACACCGAACATGGGCTGCAGACCTATGACGCGGCGCGGTCGCGCAGAGGGAGGCCGAGAGTGCGTTCGGCATCGCTGCTCCCCGCAGGCCATGTTCACGATCCTGCGCCAGCCTCGTCCTTCGTCGGCCCTTGCTGTGGCGATCCGAGATGA
- a CDS encoding SDR family NAD(P)-dependent oxidoreductase, translating to MTGATRGIGRFTAANLLHDDPELRLVVLARESTSAEAMRELRTDDRVTVVDTELASIDSVESSGRAVVALLDAGDLPPLRGFVGNAGVQFTDALHTTPDGLETTFAVNVLANHLLLRALESRFVSPARIVLTNSGTHFGDLRHTYGLTPAPRWADPSVLALPGAFPSPATVAAGYTAYATSRLAAMYLVHEWARRLPHGVDIVAHSPGLVPATGHGRHAKPFARFLNDRVVPLLTLTPAIDNAATAGRRLAATVTGRTAAPSGSYVDRTRVTPSSNESYNVERERALWDYLETVRLRNVNG from the coding sequence ATGACCGGCGCGACCCGAGGGATCGGACGCTTCACCGCTGCCAACCTGCTGCACGACGACCCGGAGCTCCGGCTCGTCGTCCTCGCGCGTGAGTCCACCAGCGCCGAGGCGATGCGTGAGCTGCGGACCGACGACCGGGTCACGGTCGTGGACACCGAGCTGGCGAGTATCGACAGCGTCGAGTCGTCCGGTCGCGCCGTGGTTGCTCTGCTCGACGCGGGAGACCTGCCGCCGCTGCGAGGGTTCGTCGGCAACGCGGGCGTCCAGTTCACCGATGCCCTGCACACCACACCGGACGGCCTCGAGACGACGTTCGCCGTGAACGTGCTCGCCAACCATCTGCTGCTGCGCGCCCTCGAATCCCGGTTCGTCAGCCCGGCCCGGATCGTGCTCACGAACAGTGGCACCCACTTCGGGGATCTGCGGCACACATACGGACTGACCCCGGCACCACGCTGGGCAGACCCGAGCGTTCTCGCCCTGCCAGGCGCCTTCCCGTCGCCGGCGACCGTCGCCGCCGGGTACACCGCGTACGCGACCAGCAGGCTCGCGGCGATGTACCTGGTACACGAGTGGGCGAGACGCCTGCCCCACGGCGTGGACATCGTCGCGCACAGCCCCGGCCTGGTCCCCGCTACCGGACACGGCCGGCACGCCAAGCCCTTCGCCCGCTTCCTCAACGACCGGGTCGTGCCGTTGCTCACGCTGACGCCCGCCATCGACAACGCCGCGACGGCCGGGCGCCGACTCGCGGCCACCGTCACCGGGCGTACGGCCGCACCGTCGGGCTCGTACGTCGACCGCACCCGCGTGACGCCCTCATCGAACGAGTCCTACAACGTCGAGCGCGAGCGCGCCCTATGGGACTACCTCGAGACGGTACGGCTGCGCAACGTGAACGGGTGA
- a CDS encoding SDR family NAD(P)-dependent oxidoreductase, translating into MSNDATVALVTGANKGIGRAVAGRFAELGMTVLVGARDLDKGAAVAAEIAATGGKAYPVGLDVTDQRGVAAAAEEIGGRFGRLDVLVNNAGIAGDLEAQAPGSVRLDGMRTVFETNLFGVITVTEAMLPLLRRSSAARIVNVSSGTSSMTWTTDATHYLSRMPGSLAYPVSKAALNMLTVQYAKALSRDGILVNAVAPGACDTDFARGLPFRLTRTAADGAAIVVQLATQGRECPTGGFFDDGGRVPW; encoded by the coding sequence ATGAGCAATGATGCAACAGTCGCGCTGGTGACCGGGGCGAACAAGGGGATCGGACGGGCCGTCGCGGGCAGGTTCGCGGAGCTCGGGATGACGGTGCTTGTCGGCGCCCGGGACTTGGACAAGGGCGCTGCGGTCGCGGCCGAGATCGCCGCGACGGGCGGAAAGGCGTACCCGGTTGGCCTCGATGTCACCGACCAGCGCGGCGTGGCCGCGGCGGCCGAGGAGATCGGAGGCCGGTTCGGCCGCCTCGACGTTTTGGTCAACAACGCCGGCATCGCCGGCGACCTGGAGGCGCAGGCACCGGGCTCGGTCCGGCTCGACGGGATGCGGACGGTGTTCGAGACGAACCTGTTCGGTGTCATCACCGTGACCGAGGCGATGCTGCCGCTGCTGCGCCGCTCATCCGCGGCCCGGATCGTGAACGTCTCCAGCGGCACCTCGTCGATGACCTGGACGACCGACGCCACCCACTACCTGAGCCGGATGCCGGGGTCACTGGCCTATCCGGTGTCGAAGGCCGCGCTGAACATGCTTACGGTGCAATACGCCAAGGCTCTGTCCCGTGACGGGATCCTGGTGAACGCGGTCGCGCCCGGCGCGTGCGACACAGATTTCGCCCGAGGGCTGCCGTTCCGGCTGACCCGCACCGCAGCCGACGGCGCAGCGATCGTGGTGCAGCTGGCCACCCAGGGCCGCGAGTGCCCGACAGGCGGCTTCTTCGACGACGGCGGCAGGGTGCCCTGGTAA
- a CDS encoding SDR family oxidoreductase, translated as MHQSAQRVAKYLLQTQRDLRSFHRDETPADLVGTILFLASDDAAFITGQTLNVDGGLHFL; from the coding sequence TTGCATCAGAGTGCGCAGCGCGTTGCGAAGTATCTACTGCAGACGCAGCGAGACCTGCGCTCGTTTCATCGTGACGAGACGCCGGCGGACCTGGTCGGGACGATCCTCTTTCTCGCCTCCGACGACGCCGCATTCATCACCGGTCAGACGCTCAACGTCGACGGCGGGCTGCACTTCCTGTGA